In the genome of Primulina tabacum isolate GXHZ01 chromosome 13, ASM2559414v2, whole genome shotgun sequence, the window TCCTTTcttgcctaccatctctacgtctcaactcaagtgttcccacagacggcgccaagtgatactcacggaaaatttagggtccgatccacgcaagcgtcactaatccagacacgggcttcaaaattaccctgggcctgaaatcacaaataagaccgttaggagggggccaggagagtatcctggcgtagcccctccgacgctcaagtcagagactgaggatatatggggggagcagctaagggcgctgctgaaaacaatatagtgaatccaataatcatacgctccaacctggtatttatagaagaatacctgggcttgtcatgggccattcacctgtgggccttaatgatgagccgggaatttgggccggatcttgatgggttcatccctgggtatcatatatgatttattgtcatgatgtatttttatgtgttgtgttttgatatatttagattGATAAATACTTATAAACATGATGTTATTCAAACGACTTTAAACATTATCTAATTGTCgtgattatatttttcattattagtTACATACGTGCATCGCACGTGTACAttcctaatatatatatatatataatgaagtGTAcactgaaaattaaataaaacaacttGAAATAATCCTATATAAAATAAACCAAGTTGAGGGGTTTACCAAGATACTGGTAACGACACCTTAGCTTGCCTTGAGGGTTGAACCAACGTATGCATCAATTAACTCTCAGTCTGTGCAGAGATTGGACCACACTATTTTAATTTCCTGCCTATGAAAAGCTTAAATTCTTGAATTCGAACGATTTATAGTGGGAAATTTGTCGCATTTTTTGACAGATATTGCTtatatgtgtgagtgtgtgtatatatagtgaaatatatatatataactaatcagcaataatattatatttgaatatatatagtGTATATACCATACTACAGCGCTGCTCAGATcagataatattaataatttaccATCAAAATACTGACATGATCCCGAAAACTGGAACGTGAAAAtagactttttttaaaaaaaaaaatttgcaagtTAGTTGATTAAGAACACATTGGTCTTATCTGTACTTGACGTCCTTAACTCACATGCATTCTAATTTCTGCCTCCGAGGCGGAGACAAGTTTAAATCTTCAACAGATAGTACCCACTGATTGCTTGTGTTCCTGTGAAAAAGGCTAGTAAATTATTGATGTTGAAAAGACAGTGTTAATTTATGATAATGAATCAcaagaaaattaattaattttgtttctTTGATGCTTTGTAGTACATGACAGACGTCGCTGGCAATGCAGACAAAGGAAGtagaaattatatattaagCAAGTAAAAGTACTCACCAATTAAAACTTATGTAATgcaagaaattaaattttgttgTAAGTAGCAATCATTACTTTCTCTGCCAACCGTTAATTAATATATTGCCTTTTATAATCTTTTtaacttttattatttgttcacaaatttttattaaatgaaatataaaatattaattatatgtgtgTACATGCATGCCATATATATAGATGTAAATATTTCTCTAGTGTTCCCTAAAATATAATACATTTtactttaataaaaataatgatatgaatatcttattaaattgtgatatttaaaaataataatataatattaataaaataagcgGGTTGCATAAACCGAACTACATACACGGTAATAATTGTGTTGGATTTGGGACAATATTGCATAAATGTATGTCAAGTTTTCGGTCGGTATGTAAGTGCGTGCGTGTTAACCATATATTCAACCTGGAGATATACATTATGAAATCAACGATAATTTGTCAAGAttcttacaaaaaaaaattttaaaaaaaagtacaTAGCCCAAAATAAGTGTAAATAGACAATAAAATCCATTTAGAGTACAaacttaaaatttgaaattttaatgaTTCTAGAATTGTTAAAACAAATTATGTAACAAGATGATATATCTCTATTATctatctattctattttattaaggtTGACAGTATGATAGTAACCATCTAGGAAGGACGCCAATTTTTTCTTACAACTTtaccttatatgatactaatattatacttttgttttttttttttaatttcaacacacatttttatttttattatttaaaaaattcaaatatcaatttagtccctctataatttgtcaaatttcactttaattcatcgataatgataaaaaaaatgtacaCACATGCATCGCGTAAGCAAAATAACTAATATTAATTAAGCGTCAGATCATTAGACCGAAATTTTGGTATGATGACTGATGGTACTGTCAAGTTCTCAAATTGCAAACACGTTTagtcaaattttttaaataactactcttattattgaaattgaaagttttaaaattaaagttaatttttatttttaataagttttttttagatttttttgaaGACACTGTTTTGTCAACTCCTTGTTAAAAGTTGGGCTGATTAAAACTGGAggatttataaataaaatgggCTGAACAACGGCCCAAAAGTAAAAAGCGGAAATCGGAAAATCAAGAGGTATATTCGCAAAGATCTGCTGATTTGTTTAAAtaacagattttttttttttggagtcGATATATTTCTATTtgtttttatagaattttacggatttttaaatttttatttatttaattaatatttttaaaaaatagtcatacttataataatttaattcattttaaataattttttatataaaaaatatatcaatttcattttcgataatatgattaaaaaaaataaaaaattatttgtactagaaaatagaaaatacatatttgaaattagtgtaacttaataaaattttaaaatatttaaaatttttaattatttatatatatatgtctttATAagcttttaaaattatataacaattacatacattgttatacatatttatttatttatttatttaagtgaataatttttttattcactATCATATATAACAACTTTGAGTTATTACCAAAATTAAGATATATATTAATTAGAATTATATGAAATGATTAAATAtcaaatgttatataataattaataaaataattattattttaagtttataagtcaataaaacattttttttttgttttgtaccgtaataaattttgtaataaatatgatttttaatattaagaagTTTTGTAATTGAAgatcgaaaaaataaaataaataatgttaataattttgattataaattattgtaaataataataaaaaatatgtttttaaaaagtttagataaaaggaaaaaataaaaattaatttctgtataaatattattttttaataaaaaataaattaagtatatgaatttgaaatatttgtcaattaaatatctttcaaaatctttaaattgaatcaaaaatatttttttatagtttaTAGTTGTACTTTAGAATTTAGAGTTTTATAGAGTTGTTAaatatttattgatattttaatttttttttaatttttaaaaataaatctatatataacataatttttttaaaattttattaaaatttatatcgaataccattaagtttttataaaaaaaattagtataaaTAATCTATTCATTTTATAGTAAAAATCTAGGACCAAACTAAAATAAGTCGATAAAGCTTTTAACAAAACAAAATTGAAAAACCAAGCCTTCGATCATAATCAAGTCATCCGACTTCAGAACTAAAGGTCTCACCTCTTGAATCTCTCTACCTCTCCATATTATCTCGCTCGCTCTCCAATCCTCTGTATCAGGTAATTGGTTTTATCATGACTTTCAGATCACACAAATGAcgctgtttttttttaaattttcgagttttttgttgtttttgcgCCGTGATCAGTGATAAATGTTAAGTGTTCCATCTCTAGATGATTGCTACCCTTTGTTTGATGGAGGATGTGTGTTAGTTCAGTTGATGTCTTTTTGCATTTAATTTCTCAATCCGCGTGATGCTTTCTCTCTTTGATTTTGTTGTTGACACGTATCTCAGTTAGATCTGACGGTGGATTTTGTAAACTCCGGCCATTggttttatttattgtttactTTTGAGACTTATGTATACTTTCAGGTGTAAAAggttctgttttttttttttttttgctttaatGGTTTATGGTACAATAATGAATTATAGATTAGGGTTTACGGAAAAGATGTCTTTTTTTCCATTGTTTGTTATTGTTAGATATGCTATATTTCTGTTTATTGCTATGCTACGCAGATCTTGAGTTTGGTTGACCCTAGTTTGTGCTGTTTTGTCTGGATAGATTTTAATCCTCTGGTTAGTTTCAGGTTTAAGGTTGTGTATTTTTTTAGCAGAAAAATAACTTACTTCCGGCTTTGAAAAATTGTTTCCAGCAAATGGGAGAACATGGTAAAAGTGCTTTTTTACTTGATTTTGCTTTTTGAATTTAGATTTTCCAAGGAATGAAAATGTAATTCGAGTGGGATTAGTTCTTGCTTAATTTACAGGCTACCAgaaagtatatatatacattgaaTTATAGCTAATTAGAGCTAGATTGATCAAAGCACAAATCATGTTAAGCTATGTTTAGTTTGTTAGTTGTCTCGTAAAGATTATGCACCAAACTATAGGCAAAGATATGTGAAAGAGCTTTTTGGAGATTATTTTGACCCTTGCTATTTTCTGAGCCCATTTTGACTTTAATTTTATTTGCTTTCTTAAGGAATGGCCATGCAAACTGTGAGTACTCTGCCTGCTCCCAGTGCCCAAGTGGTCGGAAATGCTTTTGTTGAGCAGTATTACCATATTCTTCACCAGTCTCCTGAGTTAGTTCACCGATTTTACAATGATTCGAGTGTCTTGAGTCGCCCAGATCCCAATGGTCTTATGACGACTGTGACAACTATGAAAGTAAGTTATTATGATTGTCCCGAAAACCAAAAACTAGTTCTATTCGCCTTCAGTTTTACCTTTTTTCTTCTCTGGACCTGCATATATCTAAAGGTTCTTTTTTTCTGATGCCACCTAATTTTTGAGAGATTCGCGTTTGTCTTCAACTGCTTTATTCTCATAGAATGTATTACgtgtattatatatttaatatggTCAGCTGTATCTACAATAATCCATTACCCTGAGCTTGTTCATAAATCCGTTTCAGTTCCGATTTATCATGCAGCTTACATCAATGTGTAGAATTGTTTGCCACAATACCGATTTACCACACGATCAATTGTCAAAGATTCATTAAATTTTCGTTGTTGTTTCAAACATGGCATAAGTAGCAGATATAAGTGATTTCACTCGGTAATATAAAACCTTTGTTATGTTTTGTGTTTTACCAGAGCATTAATGATAAAATTTGTTCCCTGGACTACAACAACTACAAGGCAGAGATAAAGACTGCTGATGCCCAGGATTCATTTAAGGATGGAGTGATTGTCCTAGTTACTGGTTGCTTGACTGGAAAGGACAACCTGAGAAGGAAATTCTCGCAAACCTTTTTTCTTGCTCCTCAAGATAAAGGGTGGTACTATGTTAAAAATGATGTTTTCCGGTATGTGGAGGAGAGTGAACCAGACATCAGTGAAGTGACAAACGGAGTAGGTGACTCAACATTACATTCTGTGACCCAAGATCCAGGTTGGCTATATAACTCGTTtcaaatgaattaaaatatggtCTTACAATCACTTTTTATTGGCCTTTTCATCAACTTCAGTTTTTCCAGAACCTGTTCAAGTGGTTGATCTGCCCACCTCAAACAATACAGCTTCTCATGAAAAGGAAATTGAGACTGTGGAGGAGAAACCCATTGTCCAAGAGGTTGATGAAAAACAAACTAGTCATGACAGGGATATTGTTATTGAAGCTAAATCTCATCCTGATGAGAATCACATATCCGCGAATGCAGAATCAGATGCTTCTGCAATCGAAGATGATGCTCCAAAAAAATCATATGCGTCAATTGTGAGCTCACAAACAAAGAAGGGTCTGACCAAAGTTTATGTCCCTGCTAACACTGCAAGATCTGTAAAACCTGAGAAACAAACTGTTATTCCAGTTACCGAGCCATTGGACTCTGAAGCATCTGCCCCTTCAGCACCTGTTGATACCCCTGAAAGCAAAGATGACCAGGACGAAggtattttttcttttacagtCGTATAAGCTCATTGAGTAAGAGCAAGCACTATGGGCCTGAATGCATGAGATTTGGAAGACAATACTTGATATGAAGCCAATTGTTGCTTATCTACAATCTTTTTTCCCCCAAGATCAGTCATTCCaaagatatatatttatatttttgtgtTATTTCTTACAGTTGATGGTCACTCCATATATATCCGCAATTTGCCTCTAAATGCAACAGTTGCTCAGCTTGAAGCTGAATTCAAGAAATTTGGGACTATAAAACAAGACGGAGTACAAGTCAGAAGTAACAAGGTTGACTTTACCATCACTTTCTTCGCTGTTTCATTCTACGTGCTCAGCTTGTGTTGATACTC includes:
- the LOC142521671 gene encoding nuclear transport factor 2-like isoform X1; amino-acid sequence: MGEHGMAMQTVSTLPAPSAQVVGNAFVEQYYHILHQSPELVHRFYNDSSVLSRPDPNGLMTTVTTMKSINDKICSLDYNNYKAEIKTADAQDSFKDGVIVLVTGCLTGKDNLRRKFSQTFFLAPQDKGWYYVKNDVFRYVEESEPDISEVTNGVGDSTLHSVTQDPEPVQVVDLPTSNNTASHEKEIETVEEKPIVQEVDEKQTSHDRDIVIEAKSHPDENHISANAESDASAIEDDAPKKSYASIVSSQTKKGLTKVYVPANTARSVKPEKQTVIPVTEPLDSEASAPSAPVDTPESKDDQDEVDGHSIYIRNLPLNATVAQLEAEFKKFGTIKQDGVQVRSNKLQGFCFGFVEFQDVVSMQNAIKASPITIGDCQAVVEIKRTTTRVGTGRGRFNSSRGGFHHDSFRGRGNFSGGRTYVRNDSFRGRGNFNSGRNGDGYQQGRGRGNRRPGLSLNTDST
- the LOC142521671 gene encoding nuclear transport factor 2-like isoform X2, with protein sequence MAMQTVSTLPAPSAQVVGNAFVEQYYHILHQSPELVHRFYNDSSVLSRPDPNGLMTTVTTMKSINDKICSLDYNNYKAEIKTADAQDSFKDGVIVLVTGCLTGKDNLRRKFSQTFFLAPQDKGWYYVKNDVFRYVEESEPDISEVTNGVGDSTLHSVTQDPEPVQVVDLPTSNNTASHEKEIETVEEKPIVQEVDEKQTSHDRDIVIEAKSHPDENHISANAESDASAIEDDAPKKSYASIVSSQTKKGLTKVYVPANTARSVKPEKQTVIPVTEPLDSEASAPSAPVDTPESKDDQDEVDGHSIYIRNLPLNATVAQLEAEFKKFGTIKQDGVQVRSNKLQGFCFGFVEFQDVVSMQNAIKASPITIGDCQAVVEIKRTTTRVGTGRGRFNSSRGGFHHDSFRGRGNFSGGRTYVRNDSFRGRGNFNSGRNGDGYQQGRGRGNRRPGLSLNTDST